A genomic region of Prionailurus viverrinus isolate Anna chromosome D4, UM_Priviv_1.0, whole genome shotgun sequence contains the following coding sequences:
- the GADD45G gene encoding growth arrest and DNA damage-inducible protein GADD45 gamma: MTLEEIRGQDTVPESTARMQGAGKALHELLLSAQRQGCLTAGVYESAKVLNVDPDNVTFCVLAADEEDEGDIALQIHFTLIQAFCCENDIDIVRVGDVQRLAAIVGAGDEEAASGDLHCILISNPNEDAWKDPALEKLSLFCEESRSVNDWVPSITLPE, encoded by the exons ATGACTCTGGAGGAAATCCGCGGCCAAGACACGGTTCCCGAAAGCACCGCCAG GATGCAGGGCGCCGGGAAAGCGCTGCACGAGCTGCTGCTGTCGGCACAGCGCCAGGGCTGTCTCACCGCCGGCGTCTATGAGTCCGCCAAAGTCCTGAACGT GGACCCCGACAACGTGACCTTCTGCGTGCTGGCCGCCGACGAGGAGGACGAGGGCGACATCGCGCTGCAGATCCACTTTACGCTGATCCAGGCGTTCTGCTGCGAGAACGACATCGACATCGTGCGCGTGGGCGACGTACAGCGGCTGGCGGCGATCGTGGGCGCGGGCGACGAGGAGGCCGCGTCGGGAGACCTACACTGCATCCTCATTTCG AACCCCAATGAGGACGCGTGGAAGGACCCCGCCTTGGAGAAGCTCAGCCTGTTTTGCGAAGAGAGCCGCAGTGTCAACGACTGGGTGCCCAGTATCACCCTCCCCGAGTGA